One genomic window of Silurus meridionalis isolate SWU-2019-XX chromosome 22, ASM1480568v1, whole genome shotgun sequence includes the following:
- the camsap3 gene encoding calmodulin-regulated spectrin-associated protein 3 isoform X2 translates to MVDSNAMRKTFVVPDVKALDQYDIHRAKICASVGWVLAKSYGNADNIPVELRDPFYLDQYEQEHLKPPVTRLLQSPELYSRTYGLLLAEGPGANGAPKDNTNLLEILSQKALTPRDQNTPVTEADLRHKPIKMSAHLAVMDALMAVGAMETVRASGGVERLGGKDDWERTLLHWVNTLNEKLKNRTESDQTQQSTEPQPVQASCPTRWYWKLVPLRYRKDKLLSKIKPCFPVVNEVKDLSNGCAIAAVIHYYCPGLLRLEDVCMKESMSLADSLYNLQLIREFCESCLKSCCPLVLEDMLYSPPELQVNMLSFLAELLHWFEVSKPEFVQPLNTSELTESSGRTESVNCGSGSSSPSLFKKPFLPITPATPIPGSLTQSTSMSHVEAAGRSWTKNPLSRPLSSAVSFSIPFGLDSDVDIVMGNPVIMRSVSSDNLNPAGQPNKRYTPPEDISRSPGRASWASRSPAVPLLAEENGLNEGDAAELPTIEEALQIIHCEGKMEPRLHPDGAPDGFYLHSPDDPASRRHNGSPAVLGGSAPSSAGMQYRSTGNASRTRRTSDGSRDDDSVLRDGSVDSDASEDFPKTQSTPATPAAGARVANLSGQETPDSGVKMTSFAERKKKLAQEQPIPNEEPQTTTWAAKKTQESPSKSPALTNEMSELGARLEEKRKAIEAQKRRIEAIFSKHRQRLGKSAFLQLKKEQDGDDKEEGKEVVGASSTAEDLRRMSLDERLARIENEDGGEVKQDKEIPPDDRKVQQSSKDKTVAGSLGEKSGVPLGDYNNAVSKLNAALSSLQSDMQRLSDQQNQLLKKKIPATNQSWVIPPSTKNSTGAVPPRLSRESTRDLTSNSAFSSPSPSRRISAQTIPPKSPGSHRRAQSAPPKSPKNQHHSRSAEPKTPAITRVITAPHNVDNMPHRRKVSPWQCRDQASLSFSIGSPVPQSDSRPPSRPLSEDPSDDQSVFSLELDGGTNHFPSRKDQQGGSSSGAPSECSFESDIPASAFTRKPSSLIEIPLSSLRGLDGEDAEQGAISDSTSDHTEPELKHGVGFFFKEDEARAEDEMAQRRAALLEKQQKRAEEMKRKKQEQEREREARRNSVDELDRPRTPCTPPPARTPPAAHTPPAAQTPPPEGSLHRRGDFTRKEYERRHQLKIMEDLDKVLRQKPTTVRGVKKQRPKTVFRDDSDLSRSPAKGVLGSRLNKVYSHSTMNLSSMANDSGTLTIRKSPSRSHSPSRMMSPGRVPTQNGDKDWENASTLSSPASIPEYTGPKLYKEPSFKSNKFIIHNAISRCCLAGKVNEPQKNKIIEEMEKSTANHFLILFRDSSCQFRAVYTMNPETEEMVRLTGIGPRVISLSVVESIYKYSSDRKQFSVIPSKTMSMSVDAFTIPNQLWQTKRPGTPKKLGTPK, encoded by the exons ACAACATTCCAGTGGAGCTGCGAGACCCCTTCTATCTGGACCAGTACGAGCAGGAGCACCTGAAGCCTCCTGTCACACGGCTTCTACAGTCTCCAGAGCTCTACTCTCGAACCTATGGCTTGCTGCTAGCTGAGGGCCCCGGGGCCAACGGGGCTCCTAAAGACAATACCAACCTCTTAGAGATCCTCAGCCAAAAGGCCTTAACACCAAGAGACCAAAACACCCCGGTGACGGAAGCAGACCTCCGGCACAAGCCAATTAAAATG AGCGCCCACTTAGCAGTGATGGATGCTTTAATGGCGGTGGGAGCCATGGAGACGGTGAGGGCAAGCGGAGGAGTCGAGCGACTCGGGGGAAAAGATGACTGGGAGAGAACGTTGCTGCACTGGGTCAACACT ttaAACGAGAAGCTGAAGAACCGCACAGAGAGCGACCAAACCCAGCAGAGTACAGAGCCACAGCCAGTTCAGGCCTCG TGTCCCACCCGCTGGTACTGGAAACTTGTTCCT CTCCGGTACAGGAAGGATAAGCTGCTGTCTAAGATCAAGCCCTGTTTTCCTGTCGTGAATGAAGTGAAGGATCTCTCGAATGGCTGTGCCATAGCTGCCGTCATACACTACTACTGTCCTGGCCTGCTGCGTTTAGAAG ATGTTTGTATGAAGGAATCCATGTCATTGGCTGACAGTCTTTATAATCTCCAGCTTATTCGTGAGTTCTGTGAAAGTTGTTTGAAAAGCTGCTGCCCTCTGGTGCTGGAGGATATGCTCTACAGTCCACCTGAATTACAG GTGAATATGCTGAGCTTTCTGGCAGAGCTTTTGCATTGGTTCGAAGTGTCAAAGCCAGAGTTTGTTCAGCCTCTGAACACCAGCGAGCTCACAG agTCCTCTGGAAGGACAGAAAGTGTGAACTGTGGTTCAGGCAGCAG CTCtccttctttatttaaaaagccaTTCTTGCCAATAACCCCTGCCACACCAATTCCAG GCTCACTGACTCAGTCTACCTCAATGTCTCATGTAGAGGCAGCTGGACGATCATGGACTAAAAACCCTCTCAG TCGTCCTCTATCATCTGCTGTGTCCTTCAGTATCCCCTTTGGTCTGGACAGTGATGTGGACATTGTGATGGGAAACCCTGTCATCATGCGCTCAGTCAGCTCGGATAACCTGAATCCTGCAGGACAGCCTAACAAACGTTACACCCCTCCAGAGGACATCAGCAGATCTCCAGGACGTGCCTCATGGGCCTCCCGGAGTCCTGCGGTGCCCCTCTTAGCTGAAGAGAACGGCCTCAACGAGGGCGACGCAGCTGAATTACCCACCATTGAGGAAGCCTTGCAGATCATTCACTGTGAGGGCAAAATGGAGCCACGTTTACATCCTGATGGAGCACCTGACGGCTTTTATTTGCACTCACCAGATGACCCGGCTAGTCGTAGACATAATGGTAGCCCTGCTGTCCTCGGTGGCTCCGCCCCTTCCAGCGCAGGAATGCAGTACAGGTCGACGGGAAATGCCAGCCGCACCAGACGCACTTCTGATGGCTCAAGGGATGATGACTCTGTATTAAGAGATGGTAGTGTGGACTCTGATGCCTCTGAGGATTTTCCAAAAACTCAATCCACACCTGCCACTCCTGCAGCAGGTGCTCGGGTGGCTAATCTCTCCGGGCAAGAGACCCCCGACAGTGGTGTTAAGATGACCAGCTTTGCTGAGCGTAAAAAGAAATTGGCACAGGAGCAGCCGATTCCCAACGAGGAACCACAGACGACCACTTGGGCAGCAAAAAAGACACAGGAGAGCCCCAGCAAAAGCCCAGCACTCACCAATGAAATGTCGGAGCTTGGGGCAAGGCTGGAAGAAAAGCGCAAGGCCATTGAAGCTCAGAAGAGGCGTATCGAAGCCATTTTTTCCAAACACAGACAAAGGCTGGGCAAGAGCGCCTTCCTACAGCTAAAGAAAGAACAAGACGGTGATGACAAGGAAGAAGGTAAAGAGGTTGTCGGTGCATCCTCAACAGCAGAAGACCTACGACGCATGTCTTTGGACGAGAGACTAGCACGTATAGAGAATGAAGATGGAGGCGAGGTGAAGCAGGACAAGGAGATCCCTCCAGATGACAGGAAGGTACAGCAGTCCTCCAAAGACAAAACAGTTGCAGGATCGTTGGGTGAGAAGTCCGGTGTTCCACTGGGCGATTATAACAACGCAGTATCAAAACTGAATGCAGCTCTGAGCTCCCTGCAGAGTGATATGCAGCGTTTATCTGATCAGCAGAATCAGCTGCTCAAGAAGAAAATCCCTGCTACCAACCAATCATGGGTCATCCCGCCCAGCACAAAGAACTCCACCGGTGCAGTACCTCCACGCCTGTCCAGGGAGTCGACCCGTGATTTGACATCCAACTCCGCCTTCTCCTCACCGTCTCCATCTCGCAGAATCAGCGCTCAAACAATCCCCCCGAAATCACCCGGCTCCCACCGCAGGGCACAGTCCGCACCTCCAAAAAGCCCCAAAAATCAGCACCACTCAAGGTCCGCCGAGCCAAAGACGCCCGCAATCACCCGGGTCATTACTGCCCCACACAATGTAGACAATATGCCTCATCGACGGAAAGTATCTCCTTGGCAATGCAGAGACCAGGCGTCATTATCCTTCAGCATTGGCTCCCCAGTCCCCCAAAGCGACTCACGTCCTCCTTCTCGGCCCCTTAGTGAGGACCCAAGTGATGATCAATCCGTCTTCAGCCTGGAATTAGATGGAGGCACCAACCATTTTCCGAGCAGAAAAGACCAGCAAGGAGGCAGCAGCTCAGGTGCTCCGTCAGAGTGTTCCTTTGAAAGCGACATCCCTGCTTCAGCCTTCACCCGAAAACCTAGCAGTCTGATAGAGATCCCTCTGTCATCTCTAAGAGGCCTGGACGGAGAGGATGCTGAACAGGGTGCCATCTCCGACTCCACGAGCGACCACACAGAGCCGGAGTTAAAGCATGGTGTCGGTTTTTTCTTCAAG GAAGATGAAGCTCGAGCAGAAGACGAGATGGCTCAGAGGAGAGCTGCACTGCTGGAAAAGCAGCAAAAGAGAGCAGAGGAAATGAAGAGGAAGAAGCAGGAGCAGGAACGAGAAAGGGAGGCTAG ACGCAATTCAGTGGATGAGCTGGATCGTCCCCGGACTCCCTGCACGCCTCCGCCAGCTCGCACTCCTCCTGCTGCTCACACACCTCCTGCTGCTCAAACGCCTCCTCCTGAAGGATCTCTCCACAGACGAGGAGACTTTACTCGGAAAGAGTACGAACGACGCCATCAGCTCAAGATCATGGAGGACCTGGACAAGGTGCTGCGCCAGAAGCCCACCACTGTCCGAGGGGTTAAGAAACAACGGCCCAAAACGGTGTTCCGAGATGATTCAGACCTCTCCCGCAGCCCAGCTAAAGGGGTGCTGG GTTCTAGACTGAATAAAGTGTATTCTCACTCCACTATGAACCTGTCCTCCATGGCCAACGATAGTGGGACACTTACAATCAGGAAATCCCCAAG CCGCTCTCACTCTCCGTCAAGAATGATGTCTCCAGGCCGTGTGCCCACACAGAATGGTGATAAGGACTGGGAAAATGCATCCACCCTTTCCTCCCCAGCTTCCATTCCTGAGTACACTG gACCCAAACTGTATAAAGAGCCAAGTTTCAAATCCAACAAGTTCATCATCCACAATGCCATCTCACGCTGCTGTTTGGCAGGCAAGGTCAATGAACCgcagaaaaacaaaatcatcGAG GAAATGGAGAAAAGCACCGCCAACCACTTCCTCATCCTCTTTCGGGATTCTAGCTGCCAGTTCCGGGCGGTTTACACCATGAACCCTGAGACCGAGGAAATGGTGCGTTTGACTGGCATCGGCCCACGGGTCATCAGCCTCTCCGTGGTCGAGTCGATCTACAAATACAGTTCGGACCGCAAGCAGTTCTCGGTCATCCCGTCCAAAACCATGTCTATGAGCGTAGACGCGTTCACCATCCCCAACCAACTGTGGCAGACCAAGCGGCCCGGGACTCCCAAAAAGCTTGGAACACCAAAGTGA
- the camsap3 gene encoding calmodulin-regulated spectrin-associated protein 3 isoform X3, producing the protein MVDSNAMRKTFVVPDVKALDQYDIHRAKICASVGWVLAKSYGNADNIPVELRDPFYLDQYEQEHLKPPVTRLLQSPELYSRTYGLLLAEGPGANGAPKDNTNLLEILSQKALTPRDQNTPVTEADLRHKPIKMSAHLAVMDALMAVGAMETVRASGGVERLGGKDDWERTLLHWVNTLNEKLKNRTESDQTQQSTEPQPVQASCPTRWYWKLVPLRYRKDKLLSKIKPCFPVVNEVKDLSNGCAIAAVIHYYCPGLLRLEDVCMKESMSLADSLYNLQLIREFCESCLKSCCPLVLEDMLYSPPELQVNMLSFLAELLHWFEVSKPEFVQPLNTSELTESSGRTESVNCGSGSSSPSLFKKPFLPITPATPIPGSLTQSTSMSHVEAAGRSWTKNPLSIPFGLDSDVDIVMGNPVIMRSVSSDNLNPAGQPNKRYTPPEDISRSPGRASWASRSPAVPLLAEENGLNEGDAAELPTIEEALQIIHCEGKMEPRLHPDGAPDGFYLHSPDDPASRRHNGSPAVLGGSAPSSAGMQYRSTGNASRTRRTSDGSRDDDSVLRDGSVDSDASEDFPKTQSTPATPAAGARVANLSGQETPDSGVKMTSFAERKKKLAQEQPIPNEEPQTTTWAAKKTQESPSKSPALTNEMSELGARLEEKRKAIEAQKRRIEAIFSKHRQRLGKSAFLQLKKEQDGDDKEEGKEVVGASSTAEDLRRMSLDERLARIENEDGGEVKQDKEIPPDDRKVQQSSKDKTVAGSLGEKSGVPLGDYNNAVSKLNAALSSLQSDMQRLSDQQNQLLKKKIPATNQSWVIPPSTKNSTGAVPPRLSRESTRDLTSNSAFSSPSPSRRISAQTIPPKSPGSHRRAQSAPPKSPKNQHHSRSAEPKTPAITRVITAPHNVDNMPHRRKVSPWQCRDQASLSFSIGSPVPQSDSRPPSRPLSEDPSDDQSVFSLELDGGTNHFPSRKDQQGGSSSGAPSECSFESDIPASAFTRKPSSLIEIPLSSLRGLDGEDAEQGAISDSTSDHTEPELKHGVGFFFKEDEARAEDEMAQRRAALLEKQQKRAEEMKRKKQEQEREREASRRNSVDELDRPRTPCTPPPARTPPAAHTPPAAQTPPPEGSLHRRGDFTRKEYERRHQLKIMEDLDKVLRQKPTTVRGVKKQRPKTVFRDDSDLSRSPAKGVLGSRLNKVYSHSTMNLSSMANDSGTLTIRKSPSRSHSPSRMMSPGRVPTQNGDKDWENASTLSSPASIPEYTGPKLYKEPSFKSNKFIIHNAISRCCLAGKVNEPQKNKIIEEMEKSTANHFLILFRDSSCQFRAVYTMNPETEEMVRLTGIGPRVISLSVVESIYKYSSDRKQFSVIPSKTMSMSVDAFTIPNQLWQTKRPGTPKKLGTPK; encoded by the exons ACAACATTCCAGTGGAGCTGCGAGACCCCTTCTATCTGGACCAGTACGAGCAGGAGCACCTGAAGCCTCCTGTCACACGGCTTCTACAGTCTCCAGAGCTCTACTCTCGAACCTATGGCTTGCTGCTAGCTGAGGGCCCCGGGGCCAACGGGGCTCCTAAAGACAATACCAACCTCTTAGAGATCCTCAGCCAAAAGGCCTTAACACCAAGAGACCAAAACACCCCGGTGACGGAAGCAGACCTCCGGCACAAGCCAATTAAAATG AGCGCCCACTTAGCAGTGATGGATGCTTTAATGGCGGTGGGAGCCATGGAGACGGTGAGGGCAAGCGGAGGAGTCGAGCGACTCGGGGGAAAAGATGACTGGGAGAGAACGTTGCTGCACTGGGTCAACACT ttaAACGAGAAGCTGAAGAACCGCACAGAGAGCGACCAAACCCAGCAGAGTACAGAGCCACAGCCAGTTCAGGCCTCG TGTCCCACCCGCTGGTACTGGAAACTTGTTCCT CTCCGGTACAGGAAGGATAAGCTGCTGTCTAAGATCAAGCCCTGTTTTCCTGTCGTGAATGAAGTGAAGGATCTCTCGAATGGCTGTGCCATAGCTGCCGTCATACACTACTACTGTCCTGGCCTGCTGCGTTTAGAAG ATGTTTGTATGAAGGAATCCATGTCATTGGCTGACAGTCTTTATAATCTCCAGCTTATTCGTGAGTTCTGTGAAAGTTGTTTGAAAAGCTGCTGCCCTCTGGTGCTGGAGGATATGCTCTACAGTCCACCTGAATTACAG GTGAATATGCTGAGCTTTCTGGCAGAGCTTTTGCATTGGTTCGAAGTGTCAAAGCCAGAGTTTGTTCAGCCTCTGAACACCAGCGAGCTCACAG agTCCTCTGGAAGGACAGAAAGTGTGAACTGTGGTTCAGGCAGCAG CTCtccttctttatttaaaaagccaTTCTTGCCAATAACCCCTGCCACACCAATTCCAG GCTCACTGACTCAGTCTACCTCAATGTCTCATGTAGAGGCAGCTGGACGATCATGGACTAAAAACCCTCTCAG TATCCCCTTTGGTCTGGACAGTGATGTGGACATTGTGATGGGAAACCCTGTCATCATGCGCTCAGTCAGCTCGGATAACCTGAATCCTGCAGGACAGCCTAACAAACGTTACACCCCTCCAGAGGACATCAGCAGATCTCCAGGACGTGCCTCATGGGCCTCCCGGAGTCCTGCGGTGCCCCTCTTAGCTGAAGAGAACGGCCTCAACGAGGGCGACGCAGCTGAATTACCCACCATTGAGGAAGCCTTGCAGATCATTCACTGTGAGGGCAAAATGGAGCCACGTTTACATCCTGATGGAGCACCTGACGGCTTTTATTTGCACTCACCAGATGACCCGGCTAGTCGTAGACATAATGGTAGCCCTGCTGTCCTCGGTGGCTCCGCCCCTTCCAGCGCAGGAATGCAGTACAGGTCGACGGGAAATGCCAGCCGCACCAGACGCACTTCTGATGGCTCAAGGGATGATGACTCTGTATTAAGAGATGGTAGTGTGGACTCTGATGCCTCTGAGGATTTTCCAAAAACTCAATCCACACCTGCCACTCCTGCAGCAGGTGCTCGGGTGGCTAATCTCTCCGGGCAAGAGACCCCCGACAGTGGTGTTAAGATGACCAGCTTTGCTGAGCGTAAAAAGAAATTGGCACAGGAGCAGCCGATTCCCAACGAGGAACCACAGACGACCACTTGGGCAGCAAAAAAGACACAGGAGAGCCCCAGCAAAAGCCCAGCACTCACCAATGAAATGTCGGAGCTTGGGGCAAGGCTGGAAGAAAAGCGCAAGGCCATTGAAGCTCAGAAGAGGCGTATCGAAGCCATTTTTTCCAAACACAGACAAAGGCTGGGCAAGAGCGCCTTCCTACAGCTAAAGAAAGAACAAGACGGTGATGACAAGGAAGAAGGTAAAGAGGTTGTCGGTGCATCCTCAACAGCAGAAGACCTACGACGCATGTCTTTGGACGAGAGACTAGCACGTATAGAGAATGAAGATGGAGGCGAGGTGAAGCAGGACAAGGAGATCCCTCCAGATGACAGGAAGGTACAGCAGTCCTCCAAAGACAAAACAGTTGCAGGATCGTTGGGTGAGAAGTCCGGTGTTCCACTGGGCGATTATAACAACGCAGTATCAAAACTGAATGCAGCTCTGAGCTCCCTGCAGAGTGATATGCAGCGTTTATCTGATCAGCAGAATCAGCTGCTCAAGAAGAAAATCCCTGCTACCAACCAATCATGGGTCATCCCGCCCAGCACAAAGAACTCCACCGGTGCAGTACCTCCACGCCTGTCCAGGGAGTCGACCCGTGATTTGACATCCAACTCCGCCTTCTCCTCACCGTCTCCATCTCGCAGAATCAGCGCTCAAACAATCCCCCCGAAATCACCCGGCTCCCACCGCAGGGCACAGTCCGCACCTCCAAAAAGCCCCAAAAATCAGCACCACTCAAGGTCCGCCGAGCCAAAGACGCCCGCAATCACCCGGGTCATTACTGCCCCACACAATGTAGACAATATGCCTCATCGACGGAAAGTATCTCCTTGGCAATGCAGAGACCAGGCGTCATTATCCTTCAGCATTGGCTCCCCAGTCCCCCAAAGCGACTCACGTCCTCCTTCTCGGCCCCTTAGTGAGGACCCAAGTGATGATCAATCCGTCTTCAGCCTGGAATTAGATGGAGGCACCAACCATTTTCCGAGCAGAAAAGACCAGCAAGGAGGCAGCAGCTCAGGTGCTCCGTCAGAGTGTTCCTTTGAAAGCGACATCCCTGCTTCAGCCTTCACCCGAAAACCTAGCAGTCTGATAGAGATCCCTCTGTCATCTCTAAGAGGCCTGGACGGAGAGGATGCTGAACAGGGTGCCATCTCCGACTCCACGAGCGACCACACAGAGCCGGAGTTAAAGCATGGTGTCGGTTTTTTCTTCAAG GAAGATGAAGCTCGAGCAGAAGACGAGATGGCTCAGAGGAGAGCTGCACTGCTGGAAAAGCAGCAAAAGAGAGCAGAGGAAATGAAGAGGAAGAAGCAGGAGCAGGAACGAGAAAGGGAGGCTAG CAGACGCAATTCAGTGGATGAGCTGGATCGTCCCCGGACTCCCTGCACGCCTCCGCCAGCTCGCACTCCTCCTGCTGCTCACACACCTCCTGCTGCTCAAACGCCTCCTCCTGAAGGATCTCTCCACAGACGAGGAGACTTTACTCGGAAAGAGTACGAACGACGCCATCAGCTCAAGATCATGGAGGACCTGGACAAGGTGCTGCGCCAGAAGCCCACCACTGTCCGAGGGGTTAAGAAACAACGGCCCAAAACGGTGTTCCGAGATGATTCAGACCTCTCCCGCAGCCCAGCTAAAGGGGTGCTGG GTTCTAGACTGAATAAAGTGTATTCTCACTCCACTATGAACCTGTCCTCCATGGCCAACGATAGTGGGACACTTACAATCAGGAAATCCCCAAG CCGCTCTCACTCTCCGTCAAGAATGATGTCTCCAGGCCGTGTGCCCACACAGAATGGTGATAAGGACTGGGAAAATGCATCCACCCTTTCCTCCCCAGCTTCCATTCCTGAGTACACTG gACCCAAACTGTATAAAGAGCCAAGTTTCAAATCCAACAAGTTCATCATCCACAATGCCATCTCACGCTGCTGTTTGGCAGGCAAGGTCAATGAACCgcagaaaaacaaaatcatcGAG GAAATGGAGAAAAGCACCGCCAACCACTTCCTCATCCTCTTTCGGGATTCTAGCTGCCAGTTCCGGGCGGTTTACACCATGAACCCTGAGACCGAGGAAATGGTGCGTTTGACTGGCATCGGCCCACGGGTCATCAGCCTCTCCGTGGTCGAGTCGATCTACAAATACAGTTCGGACCGCAAGCAGTTCTCGGTCATCCCGTCCAAAACCATGTCTATGAGCGTAGACGCGTTCACCATCCCCAACCAACTGTGGCAGACCAAGCGGCCCGGGACTCCCAAAAAGCTTGGAACACCAAAGTGA